GCTTTCCCAGCAACCGTTCCCCAGTTCGCCCAATAGGCGCCACTAGGCAGTTGGACGAGCATCGGAGGTCTCTTCACTCCTACCGATTCGTTACGCCAAACAGTCACCGACATAAGCCAGTGGTTACAGGGTTCATCGCGAGTGACTAAGGGCTCGATCCGGGCTGCTCGAAGGCTAGAGATGAGGGTGAATGTCGAATAGACAGCAACGGAGCGAAGAGCTGGCCTATCCCCTTAGACATCGAGAATTTTTGTGGTCGGTAAAGGCGTGGGTCGATCAGGCGCAGAGTAAGGCAATCGATAGTTATACCAAGGCCGCAGCCAATCAAGGCCCGAGGGTTCCCTCCGCCAGGAACTGACCAGGATGTCTCCCCACGTGGCTTCGATGGCACACCGCACGCTCACCTCGAGAGTGCGGTTTCCGATGCCGATCCACGTTACGGCGAAAACTCCCAGGGACCAGACGATGGGCGCTCCTTGCGATCCGATAAATTTGGCAGCTCTGCCGATATCCAAAAATGATGTGTCACCTTGAAGTATATTGCGCAACATTTGTTGCCGAAATCTACTGCATCTTCGCTTATTATTCTTCTATGCCAATCTTGGAGAAGTTCTTTCAGGAATTGATGGTGATACGAAATGTGCTTCCTTCAAGAGAGCACGCTCATTTGTGCGCACTGGAATTCCCAGACGACACTGAGAAGATCAGAGGGCGAATGGAAGCAGGTAGGAGACGTACTTGGCACGCTCCTGACTCGATCGTTACTTTAACTGGCTAACGGTAACTCTTAAGGGGCTAGACTAAAGTTGTAGAGTGGAAAACTGGACCGACCATGTACGCTTCAGAGATCCGTCTGGAGGGAAAAGTGGGTCTCGTTGAGTTTTGTTCCTTTGAAGATAGCCTTCATCCTTGTTCTAATGCCATTCTCTCTGCCAACAAATACATCAGGAAGATGAAAGGTGGTTCGCAGTCGATTTTAGTTCGAGCCAATGATGGCCGGCACTATGTTGTAAAGATGACGGACAATCCCATAGGCCCCAACCTCCTCGCCAATGAACACATGGGGAGCCTCGTTGCAAAAGCGGTCGGACTCCCCGTAGCGGAAGCCAGGGGGATATGCCTCTCTGACAGCTTCATCGACAGTCATCCGGACCTCTGGTTCGAACTTCCATCTGGAGTACGCCGCCCCGATAAGGGTATGCATTTTGGTAGTCTGTTTGTAGGCCAGACCTCTGGCCCAGACCGGCCAACAGAATACATAAGCCCTTCAAGAGTCAGCATGATCACAAATCGGGAGGTGTTCTTGGGGATGTACCTCCTCGACGTTTGGGCCAATCATCAAGACAACCGTCAGGCTATCTTCAGACGAAGCTCCACAAACGCTCAGGAAGTTTGTTTCATTGATCACGGACATATGTTCGGAGGCCCGGAATGGAATTTCAAAGAGAATCCGGCTTCAGCTCTTCATTTGGAGAGGGCGGTCTACAACGATCTTTGGCAAGACGAACAAGTGACCTCATGGATCTCACGATTTCAAACCATTATTCCGGGAGTGCTCGCTTCGATTATCCCCTCTATGGCAAACGAGTGGTATACAGGAGATTTGAATGAACTGCAAAGAACGCTAATAGATCGGTTACTTCGTTTGCAGAAACTCGTCAACGCAGATGCAGAACGGACTTGGCACCTAAGTCAACAGAAAAGCATAGATGAATCTCCGCGATTATCAGATCTTGGAATACGCGAGCTCAGAACTCCAGAGACACGGAGTGCCTTTCATCGTACTCGTGCGACTGCATGAGCTTAATTCATATGCCTTGCAGATTCTTATCCTGCGAGATTGGAAAACGAAGATTGGAGTTGCCTCCCAATGGGAGGTTGATGAAATCGAAACCTTTCTAGAAGATCTTCGGCTTGAAAGTAGCGAACAGAGTTCGGTTCCCTCTTTGTTTGAACGTTTAGCCAATCTGAATGTTGGTCCTATCCGTACCTCCGTGTCGGGCTCTTGCTCTGAGCAAGATCTAAATGAAGTGATCCGAGAGTTCTTTGATGCTGTTCGCGGATCTTCGTCTTGGCAAGAGCATTTCGACGAGTTTAACGATTTAGATAGAACCAATGGAGTCTCGCGATAACGAATGATCGTGCGGCGACAGAGCACGTGCAGTCTGTATTTTGCACGTGCAGATCACGCTCAAGGATGAGATTGAAGTCATGCGTCGGGTCTAGGCAGTTCAATTTTAAACCTTTATCGGGGTTGAGCTTCCTAAAAAATTGAGAGACCGATCCTTTCCCATCTGCTCATTGGAGTGCCCGGCAAATTTTGTGCCAGTGAGAAACATAAGAAACTGGCATGAGAGGAGCTTTGTATGGGACGAGGGAAGAGGTATCAACCGGAGCAGGTGGTGAACCTGGTGCGACAGATTGAAGTGGCGGTGGCGAACGGGAAGACGACGGCACAAGCCTGCAAAGAAGCGGAGATCGTGGAGCAGACGTATTTCCGTTGGCGCAAGGAGTATGGCGGTCTGCAGGTGGATCAGGCGCGACGGCTGAGGGAGCTTGAGCGGGAGATTGCGAAGCTGAAGCGTTTGGTCGCTGAACTAAGCCTGGACAAACTGGTGTTGAAGGACATCGCGGCGGGAAACTTCTAAGCCCTGAGCGACGGCGTTGTGCGGTCAGCCATGCTTGTGAGCATGGAGTGAGTGAGCGGCATGCGTGCCTGTTGTTGGGCAGCCCAGAGGCACGCAACGCTACCGACCGACGCAGCGTGAAGACGAAGATGCTCTGACTCAGGCCATCGTAGTGCTTGCCAGCCAGTATGGCCGCTATGGGTATCGCGGGATCAGGGCGCTGCTCAAGCGAGCCGGCTGGCAGGTAGGCAAGGACCGAGTCGAACGTATCTGGCATGGCGAAGGGCTGAAGGTACCAAAGAAGCAGAAAGCGAGAGGCCGGTTATGGCTCAACGATGGCTCGTGTGTGCGGCTCAGTCCGACACACTCCAACCATGTGCGGAGTTACGACTTCGTGAGTGCGCGAACTCACGATGGCCGCAGTGTGCGCATCCTGAACTTGATCGATGAATCCACGCGGGAGTGCCTGATGATCCGTGCCGAGCGGCGTTGGAGTTCGGCCAAGGTCATCGGAGCACTGGCCGACGTGATGGTGTGGAAAGGGGTGCCGGAGCACATACGTTCCGACAACGGTCCTGAGTTCGTCGCGAAGGACCTGCGCAAATGGCTGGCGGACACAGGTGCAAAGACACTGTATATCGAACCCGGCTCTCCCTGGGAGAACGGCTACTGTGAGAGCTTCAACCTCAACGGAGAGATCTTTTACTCCATCAAAGAGCTTCGCGTACTGGCCGAACGCTGGCGCGTCCACTACAACACCGTCAGACCACACACACTCCTCGCTGGGATATAAACCACCAGCGCCAGAGACCTTGATGACCACAACCAACAAGGGGCATGGAGCTGTGGAAACCGCTTCGCGCTTCCCACAGCTCCATGCCCCCGACGGCGACTATCTGAACTCAGAGATAAACGCGCTACACTAACTCCTCATTGGCACAAAGATCGGGCAACCCACGACCACGCCGGCGTCAATTCGGTTTCTGAATCGAGGAATTGTCGGGCCCGCCATCGATAATCGCATAGATCAAATGGTAAAGCGCACATCGCGTACCAACGCTGACAAAAAACAATGACGGATGAGCGCATTCCGATTCGGGATCTAAAGAAGGTTGCAGAGTGTCGTAAGGGTTTCGGCTAAAAAAGGCGGTAAGCAAAGCCTACCGAGAAGATGGGGAAAAAGCTGACGTAGCTGAGATTATTATCGTTGCGAGATTTGAAGGCGGCTATTCAACGCTAACAGCGTTGAATAGCTCGTTGTAGAAGGCCATGCTTCGGCCTCCGCTCCGAACCCCGCGCGACGAAAGACCTCGACGTTTTCATTCGGTCAAGCAAGAAGAATAGCGAGGCGGTCTATCAGGCCCGCCATATATGGAGCGCCCCTTGCCGATGTACCCCAGAAGTCTTTAACGAGGTAAATCCGCTTTTCGAATCGGCGTCGAACCGTACCGTATTGATATCCTCCAGCAGATCGATGGCGTTGCCTTTGAGATGGCATGGATCGACCCGTGCAAGGTACGCTCGAAGATGGAGTCCCGGAAAACTCTCTAACGACTTCGAATACGCGCAGTGCCTCAGGCCCGCAGCACCGAGGCCTCGTCCGGCTCGCGGCTCAGAAGCGGTTTCTCCATCACGTACCACGAGACTGACGCGTACACTACCGTGATCGCCGCTGCTATCGCGGCAGTCGCAACGATGGAATGGACCATCCAACTCGCTACGACTAGTGCTGTGGTAGAGATCAGGTACATCGAGTAGCTGATTCGCCCAATATACCGAAGCCGTGCCAACTTCAGGATGCCGACCCACCGCCCGCTCAAAGCCCACAGGATCAACCCTACCGAGATCAGCATCGTCAGCTCGTAGATCACCGTGTTGCCTGCTCGCGTGTTCGCGGCCGTGCTGTATCCGCGGATACGCGACAGAAGTCCCAACGCGATGACGGCTGCGGCTGCCAGTCCAAGGCCGTAGGCCCCGAACTGTTGCACCAATGCACGATGCGAACGCCATAACAGGGCCAGCAGCGCTCCGGCCGCCACACAGTCCATCCTAAACGGTGTAAGAAAATGAATCGCCCACTCCCGCGCAAACAAAGGGGTGCATAACCATCGCAACAACGGAGCCACCACCATCAGGACGCTCGCGATCCACCACAACTGAACTTCGCGTACGAAATACACCACGAACGGCCACACCAGATAAAACTGCTCCTCCACCGCCAGCGACCACAAAATGACCAGCGTATAAGGCTCAAGAATTCTCAGTGGATGAAGGAAGTTCATCAGAAAGACGTACATGTACGCATGGCGCATCCATGAGGTTCCAAACAGCAGCGTCGTCACGGCCAACAACAGCACATAAGGTGGATAGATTCTTCTGGCACGGCGTTTATAAAAACCGCCAAGGTACCTGCCCAGGCTGTCCTTCTTGTGAGCGATCAAAATCCCTGTAATCAGGAACCCGGACAGAACA
This Tunturibacter gelidoferens DNA region includes the following protein-coding sequences:
- a CDS encoding HipA family kinase yields the protein MYASEIRLEGKVGLVEFCSFEDSLHPCSNAILSANKYIRKMKGGSQSILVRANDGRHYVVKMTDNPIGPNLLANEHMGSLVAKAVGLPVAEARGICLSDSFIDSHPDLWFELPSGVRRPDKGMHFGSLFVGQTSGPDRPTEYISPSRVSMITNREVFLGMYLLDVWANHQDNRQAIFRRSSTNAQEVCFIDHGHMFGGPEWNFKENPASALHLERAVYNDLWQDEQVTSWISRFQTIIPGVLASIIPSMANEWYTGDLNELQRTLIDRLLRLQKLVNADAERTWHLSQQKSIDESPRLSDLGIRELRTPETRSAFHRTRATA
- a CDS encoding acyltransferase family protein; the protein is MEATGRQGEACQPGRILQLDGLRAAAILAVFFHHAFTIKLLWMGVDLFFVLSGFLITGILIAHKKDSLGRYLGGFYKRRARRIYPPYVLLLAVTTLLFGTSWMRHAYMYVFLMNFLHPLRILEPYTLVILWSLAVEEQFYLVWPFVVYFVREVQLWWIASVLMVVAPLLRWLCTPLFAREWAIHFLTPFRMDCVAAGALLALLWRSHRALVQQFGAYGLGLAAAAVIALGLLSRIRGYSTAANTRAGNTVIYELTMLISVGLILWALSGRWVGILKLARLRYIGRISYSMYLISTTALVVASWMVHSIVATAAIAAAITVVYASVSWYVMEKPLLSREPDEASVLRA